TCGGTGAGAAGGCCGTCGACCTGGGAATGACCCGCGCGCAATCCCTGACGCTCGCGGGACTCACCTTCGAGCAGCCGTCGTTCTACGTGATCGACCTGGATGTGCTGCCACAGGTCGAAGGCGTGCCCGTGGACGGCATCCTCGGCTACGAAGTCTTCCGCCGTTTCATCGTACGCATCGACTATGCGGCGCGGACGCTGCACCTGTACGACCCGTCCTCCTTCACGCCACCGGCGAAGGCGACGGCAATGTCGTTTGCGCTGACCGAACGGATCCCGCTGATCGACGCCACGATCGACGGCCTGCCGGCGCGCGTATCGATCGACACGGGGTCGCGCTCGTCGCTGAGCCTGCATTCGCCCTTCGTCCGGGAGCACGGATTGGTCGAGAAGCTGCGCGGTGGCCCGGAGTCCGTGGCCGGCTGGGGCGTCGGTGGTCCATCGCGCGCGCGGCCGGCACGCTTGCCCAGCCTGAAGATGGGGGATGTGACCCTGCGGAACCTGGCGGTGGATCTTTTCACCGGCGACAAGGGCGCCTTCGCCAATCCCGAGATTTCCGCCAATCTGGGCGGCGGCGTGCTGCGTCGATTCACGGTCACGCTGGACTATGAGAACCGCCGCATCTACCTGGAACCAAACTCGGAATTCGGTGAGGCCGACTCGTTCGATCGCAGCGGACTATGGCTGCACAGCGATGGTGCGGCACTCAAGATCGTGGAAGTGGCGCCGCACAGCGCGGCCGAGAAGGCCGGACTGAAAGCAGGCCAGCGTCTGACAGCCATCGACGGCATGCCGGTCGCCCGGCGGACGCTCGCGCAGTGGCGCGCGCACCTGCGTGACACCGCAGCCGGTCAATCCGTCGCGCTGCAAGCGGAAGGGCAGTCCTCGCCCGTGGCCGTGGTCCTGGCCGATCGGATTCCCGCACCGGCGCAATAACGCTGGTAATCCCCCGCTGAGAAGGCCGCGCGGCCTCGTTCGTCAGCCGGAGGGAAAGCGCGTGCGGGCCGCCGGAGCAGGCGCCGTTGCGAGCAGAGGGGAAATGGCGAGGCGAGAGGGAGAAGTGCCTAGCCCGGTACCGGTGATCGGGGGGGAGGAGGGAGTCAGCCGGTACCGGGCAGGCGGGGAACCCGGGCGTTTCAGAACTTGGGGACGCCATGGGCATCTTCAAGGTCCGACAGCGTCGCTGCCAGGCGACGTGGGGAACTTTCCCCAGCTCCGTCCAACCGCATCGAGGCGGGGGAGGAGCGCGTTGGATGGAGCCAGGGAAGCCCTTAGCGGTAGTCCATCCGCATCAAACGCCGGAACGTGTCGGTCGGAAATCCGACCAGGACGCTCCCGTCTAATGGTGTGATCCGATGAGGAGCGGTGGCGCAACAGGCAGTTTGCTGTTACCGGCACCGGGCAAGGCCGCGCTGCGGCGCTCGACATCCCCCAATGATCCAGGCGTTTCGCCTGAAACGCGATCTATTCCGAGCGAAAGCACCAGATCGGCAACACGCAATCGGTGAGTTTCGCCATAACAGATTGCGGCTTCGACGCGAGCTGCGAGCGACGCGCTCTACGTCGGTCGTCGGTTCTGCGTACCTTCCAGCGGCCATGCACCTCACCGCGGAAGACGTCGAACCTGTCGACCCGGGGAGAATTATCCGGCGCGATATGCCCAACTTGAATAGGACCAAGGTCGTAGGTCGGCCCGACGCCGCAAAACTCTTTTAGCGGATTTGGACGTCTTTACGGATATTTCAAACAAAACAACCGAAATTCAGCCAAATTCGGATGTCAGGTCTTCCGGAACGTCAAGATCGTTTGCAAGTTCCTCGCACACAATCGGCGTGACCTGATCCATCCGCTCCTGCAGCAGGAAACGCGCGCCCCGCTCGCCGGAGAGCCCCGCATTTTCCAGCCAGGAACGCGGCAGGACAGCCGGAACGCCGATGCAATCGCCATAGCGGCTCGCGACCGCGCGCAGCGGCGAACGGTGCCATGTCTCAACCAGGTCGCAGACGTGCGTAACCGGCAGCGCGTACTGATCGCACAGCAGGATCACCACACCGGTACAGCCCTCGTGCAGCGCCTGTACACCTTCGCGCAACGAACTGCCCATGCCTTCTTCCCAGTGCACCGCCCGCACCGGACGGACGGGCAGGTCCGCCACCTCGCGGACGATGGCGTCGGCAAGATGACCAACGACGAGCACCGCGTCATCCGGCTGCACCGCGAGTGCGAGGCGGCAAGCGCGTCGTACCAGTGACTCACCGCGCCACCGCACCAGCTGCTTGGGCCGGCCCAGGCGTCGTGAACGCCCGGCGGCAAGGACGACGACACCGATCATCCGCTGACGCCAGACCGGAACTGCGCTAGCGCGGCAACGATGGCGAGCGCGATGGCTTCCGGCCCTTCGCCGCCCAGGCGCAGTCCGACGGGTCCGTGCAGCCGCGGCTCCAGCGCCCTCGCCTTCGCCTCGCCCAGTTCGTCCAGCAGCATCGCGCGCCGCGCCGGAGGGCCGAGCAGCCCGACAAACGGAATGACCGAATCAGCCAGCACGGACAGATAGCAACGATCGTGTTCGATGTGGTGGCTCATGACGATGGCCGCGTCGAATGTCGCAACTTCCAGCGCGAAGGCGCAGTCGCGCGGAGCCGCGGACGACACGCTGTCGGCGTTCGCCGCCATCGCTGCCCAGCGCCCCCGATGCTCCACCACGTGCGTGATCCAGCCGACCGAACGGCACAGCTGCAGCAGCGGCGCGGTCTCAGGGCCGGCGCCCAGCAGCATCAGCCGCGGTGGACGTGCGATCGTGACCATCCACTGGCGCGCAGACGTACCCGGCACCGTACCCGGCCATTCCCACCGTTGCCCATCCACCTCCGCCGCACCCGCCCCGTGCGCATCCAGCTGCAGTGAAAGATTTCCCGTGGCAGTTCCGAGCGCACGCAAGGCCAGCGTCAGCGGCGATGATCCCGAAAGTGGCAAAATAGCCAAATGAATAATGCCGCGGCAGCCGGACATGGAACCGAACACGCGGTCATCGTCCGACAGCGTGTTGATGGCGAATACGCGGGCCTCGCCGCTGGCGATCACCTGCGCGGCCGAGTGCTCCAGCTCGGCTTCGAGGCAACCACCCGAAAGCCAGCCCTCGCGGCGCCCGGCCGCATCGACCAGGATCAGCGCGCCGGGTTTGCGATAGGTCGACCCTTCGGTCGCAACGACGATGCACAGTGCCGCGTGCTGCTGCGGGCGCTCCGGCAGCGCCTGCAGAATGGCCCGCAATCCGCCGGCGGGGGCCAGCTCGTTTCCCAGGCGTGCACTGCGCTCGACAATCATTCTTCCAACCCCCACTGACCCGTCCCGGCATTCTAGCGACGCGACCGCGCCACGCCGCAGCGCCCGCCGCACGATCGGCACCCTCCGGCGCCGCGCCGGGTCAGCGGCGGTCGATCCGGCGGTACTGGATCGCCTCCGTAAGGTGCGGGGTACGAATCGCAGCGGACTCATCCAGGTCGGCGATCGAACGCGCCACCCGCAGCAGCCGGTGGTAGGCCCGGGCCGACAGGCCCAGCTTCTCGACGGCGCGCTCGATCAGGGCGCGATCACCGGCGCCGAGCGCGCAATCCCGTTCCACCTCGCGATTGCCCAGCGCTCCGTTCGGCTTTCCGGCGCGCTGCATCTGGCGGTCGCGCGCCGCCAGTACCCGCGCCGCGACAACGGCCGTCGATTCGCCACCGCCCGTGACCCCATGCAGCTCGCCGAGCGGCAGCCGGGGAACTTCCAGGCGCAGGTCGATCCGGTCCAGCAGCGGCCCGGAGACCCGTCCGCGATACCGCTGCACTGCGTCCGGTGAACACGTGCAGTTCCCGCGCGGATCACCAGCGTAGCCGCAGGGGCACGGATTCATTGCGGCAACCAGCTGGAAGCGGGCGGGAAACTCCGCCTGTCGCGCGGCGCGAGAGATGAGGATATGGCCGGTTTCCAGCGGTTCACGCAGCACATCCAGCACACGCCGCTCGAACTCGGGCAGCTCGTCCAGGAACAGCACGCCGTGATGGGCGAGGCTGATTTCGCCGGGACGGGGAATCGAACCGCCGCCCACCAGCGCCGCGGCCGACGCAGTATGGTGCGGATAGCGGAACGGACGCTGCTTCCAGCGTAGCGGATCGATACTGTGCCCGGCGACCGACCGCACGGCGCACGATTCCAGCGCCTCGGCGTCCGCCAGCGGCGGCAGCAGGCCGGGAAGGCGGCTGGCCAGCATGGTCTTGCCGGTACCGGGCGGACCGACGAAAAGCATGTGATGCCCTCCGGCAGCCGCGATCTCCAGTGCACGCCGCGCCTGGGCCTGGCCGCGCACGTCGGCCAGGTCGGCATCGGCCATGAGCGGTGAACATTCGCCCAGCGACTCGGGCCGCGGCAGCTGCGCAGCGTCGCGCAGGTGGGCGCAGACATCCAGCAACGAGTGCGCGACGCGGATGTCGGCGTCCTCGACCAGGGCCGCTTCCGGCGCATTGGCCGCGGGCACGATCGCGCAGCGGCCCGCCGCGCGGGCGCCCAGCAATGCCGGCAGCACACCCGTCACGCGGCGCAGCTCACCCGACAGCGCCAGTTCCCCGACGAACTCGCACCGCGCCAGCGCATCGCGCGGAAGATGGCCCGAGGCGGCCAGGATGCCCAACGCGATGGGCAGATCGAAGCGACCGCCGTCCTTGGGCAGGTCCGCCGGCGCCAGGCTGACGGTGACACGGCGCTGCGGGTAATCCAACTGTGTATTTTGTATGGCGACGCGGACACGGTCGCGCGATTCCTTCACCGCCGTTTCCGGAAGACCCACTATCGAAGTTCCCGGCAGTCCACCCGAGAGGTGGACTTCCACCGTCACCGGTGGCGCGCAGACACCTTCCTGCGCGCGGGTGTGCACAATCGCAAGGCTCATAGAGATATCCGTATGGGCGGGTTGGCGCCGAAAATCACATCCGTTCCACGCCTGCCGCTGAAGGTGGCCGTCCATGGCCGGGTCCGCACACGCCGGGAAAGCGAAAACCTGTGCGGATATCCAAGCGGTCGGGCATCGCGTGATGCCGGAATCGACAGGCGCGGCGCATGATGTGCCGCGAGGCATGAAAGCCTGCGCTCTGGTTCGCGGAACCTTGCCGAAGGTGGTATTCAGCTGCCCGCGTAACCCGGCGCTTGCTAGAACGGATCAAGCTGGGAGGAGAGTTCGCGAATGCGGCGTTCGACATCAGCCAGGCGCTCCCAGGTCATCGCGGACACCGCGCGCTGGAGTTCCAGTTCCTGCCGTGACACCAGGCCTCCGTCGCGCAGTTCCTGCCGCGGGCCGCGCGCGTCGGCGACCACGCCAAGCGCTTCGAGGAGCTCCTCCTCGGTGAACAACAGCTCGGAGAACCGGCGCGGCGAGCGTGAGCGGGAAAAATCCATTTGTCACTTCCTTCCGTGGTGGGGGTGGAGGAAGTGTAGGCAGTGCGCCGTTCACGCCCTATGGGTGAACGGCGCGTCGTGCTATCAGAAATTTCTGATTTGAGCGGAACGCCGGTGTGGAGAGAGCACGGCCGCACGGCGCAGCGCCGCCGTGCGCCACCCTACAGGACCCGACTAGTTACCGGCAGAGCCGCTCACTCGTCCGACGCAGGCCGCTGCTCCAGCTCCGCGACGCGGGCTTCCAGCGCTTCCAGTTTCTCGCGGGTGCGCAGCAGCACGGCGCGCTGCACGTCGAACTCCTCGCGGGTGACCAGGTCCATGCGGCGCAGCCCGGCGCGCAGAGTGTCCTTGAAATTGTTGGCGAGGTCCTGGCCGGCGGCATTGAGACCAGGGGGCACCAGCTCGGCCAGGCGCCGGGCCAGTTCGTCGATGTTGCGTACGTCGATCATGGTGATGTCTCGCAAGGGGATGGTGACAGTGTAGCTGCTGTGGTGCGGTGACGGACCCGGACAGATCCGCGCACTGATGGATCCGAAACCTGAGAGTCCCGAGGCATCCGTTCGCGCCGGGGCTTGGGCTATATTCCACCTGACCAGACGCAACCGACCGGGATCACCGCATGAAAATGATCATGGCCATCATCAAGCCGTTCAAACTCGATGATGTGCGCGAAGCCTTGTCCGAAGTCGGCGTACAGGGCATCACCGTCACCGAGGTCAAGGGCTTCGGCCGTCAGAAGGGCCACACCGAACTGTACCGGGGCGCCGAGTACGTGGTGGATTTCCTGCCCAAGATCAAGCTGGAAGTGGCCGTGAGCGAGGAGATGGCCGAACGCGTGGTCGAGGCGATCATGCATTCGGCCAACACCGGCAAGATCGGTGACGGCAAGATCTTCGTCTATGCGCTTGACCAGGTCCTGCGCATCCGCACCGGAGAACTGGACGCGGACGCGCTCTAGCGGCTAGCGCGTATTGTTGCGCGGCGCTTCTTCGCGTCCGCGGCCGTCCTGACCCTTGTCGCTCTGGCGTGGACCGGGCATGCCCTGGTTCGGTGTCTTCACGTCGGGTTGCTGGTTTTCCTGCTGGCGTCGGCTGTCCTGGCGATTGCCCATGGTGCTCTCCCGAAGAGCCGCTTTCCGCGGCGGTCAGGGCAGGAACGGCAAGGTTCATGCCGTCGCTTCCCCCGCGTCGACGTACCCGCCGGGACGTCGCGCCGCGCAGCCTGCCGGAATGGACGCGATCATCTTGCGCATTGCCCGGTGCCCGCCGGCGTTTCGAACGCGACCGCTCAGGTCGACCCGTCGTGCAGGCGGATGGCCCAGTTCTCGGCAACCAGCGGACGGCCGAAGCGGGAATCCAATTCTTCACTTTCCCGCCGGAAGCCGGCTGCGTGGTAGATCCGTCGTGCGGCATCCAGATGCGCATGCGTCCAGAGCACCATGCGCCGGTAACCGGCGCCGCGCGCAAATCGCACGCATTCGTCGACCAGGCGGCGGCCGAGTCCGTGGCCGCGCGCCGCAGGTTCGAGCAGCAACAGACGCAGCTTGGCCGTCGCGTCGTCCTCGCGGACGACAAATACGCAGCCGAGCCGCTGGTGATCACGTTCGGCGATGAAGGCGCGTTCGCGCCGGGGATCGTGCTGGCGCCGGAATGCCGTGGCGACTTCGGCCACCAGGGTTTCGAAAGCGCTGTTGTAGCCGTGTTCGACGGCATAGAGCACGCCGTGGCGTTCGATGATCCAGCCCAGGTCGCCGGGCGCCAGGTCGCGCAGCAGGATCGGGCCGGTGTCGCGCGGTGTGCCGAGTATCTGTCGGATACGGCCGAACGCGGCCAGCAGGTCTGCCTGGCCGGCGGCATCGACGTCCGCCAGCAGTCGGCGGATATCCGCGGCCGCGCGCGCATCCAGTGCGGCGAAGAGCGAGCGGCCCTTGGCGGTGAGCACGATCTGGCGGCGGCGGGCATCCAGCGGTTCCGGCGAGCGGGCGATCAGGCCAAGCCGCTCGAAGCGGGCGAGCAACCGGCTCAGATAGCCCGTATCCAGACCCAGTTGCGTAGCGATGTGAGTGGCGGCGGGCGATGCCACGGTTGCCAGTTCGTACAGGACACGCACCTCGGTCAGGCTGAACGCACTACCCAGTAGGTGCTCTCCCAGCACGCCGATGCGCTGGGTGTAGAAGCGATTGAAGGCGCGGATGGCGCGGACCGTATCGGAATCGACAGCCATGGTGCGGTTTCCTTCACGGTCAGTGCGGAAGACACGTCGTGCAACGTCCACATGACGATTGACGATGACATCAGAATAGTTGACGCCGT
This genomic stretch from Tahibacter amnicola harbors:
- a CDS encoding aspartyl protease family protein, which codes for MKRRKRWLASALFLCALAPSAQAATTDVFAECARAAGDWKAVRIVQSEGELRVGGLKGPLEGSEDVTTGQRITRYDLGVVKGAEGFDGTSAWSQDPGGEVTALDTPEARRRTATDSWISRRGYCGADAQGATIGPVRTATEEGRPFQVVDVTPVDANAITLWFDATSHLLARTVTRSGSDTVTTTYDDWRNVDGIQLPHRIVSDSGDVRNRSEILIARYRHSAAADATRFARPPMQRGTARVENGHTTVPFELVNNHIFVTARVDGKPLHVLVDTGGANILVPQAVQRLALKSEGQLVARGVGEKAVDLGMTRAQSLTLAGLTFEQPSFYVIDLDVLPQVEGVPVDGILGYEVFRRFIVRIDYAARTLHLYDPSSFTPPAKATAMSFALTERIPLIDATIDGLPARVSIDTGSRSSLSLHSPFVREHGLVEKLRGGPESVAGWGVGGPSRARPARLPSLKMGDVTLRNLAVDLFTGDKGAFANPEISANLGGGVLRRFTVTLDYENRRIYLEPNSEFGEADSFDRSGLWLHSDGAALKIVEVAPHSAAEKAGLKAGQRLTAIDGMPVARRTLAQWRAHLRDTAAGQSVALQAEGQSSPVAVVLADRIPAPAQ
- a CDS encoding P-II family nitrogen regulator; the protein is MKMIMAIIKPFKLDDVREALSEVGVQGITVTEVKGFGRQKGHTELYRGAEYVVDFLPKIKLEVAVSEEMAERVVEAIMHSANTGKIGDGKIFVYALDQVLRIRTGELDADAL
- a CDS encoding bifunctional helix-turn-helix transcriptional regulator/GNAT family N-acetyltransferase, yielding MAVDSDTVRAIRAFNRFYTQRIGVLGEHLLGSAFSLTEVRVLYELATVASPAATHIATQLGLDTGYLSRLLARFERLGLIARSPEPLDARRRQIVLTAKGRSLFAALDARAAADIRRLLADVDAAGQADLLAAFGRIRQILGTPRDTGPILLRDLAPGDLGWIIERHGVLYAVEHGYNSAFETLVAEVATAFRRQHDPRRERAFIAERDHQRLGCVFVVREDDATAKLRLLLLEPAARGHGLGRRLVDECVRFARGAGYRRMVLWTHAHLDAARRIYHAAGFRRESEELDSRFGRPLVAENWAIRLHDGST
- the ubiK gene encoding ubiquinone biosynthesis accessory factor UbiK, which produces MIDVRNIDELARRLAELVPPGLNAAGQDLANNFKDTLRAGLRRMDLVTREEFDVQRAVLLRTREKLEALEARVAELEQRPASDE
- a CDS encoding YifB family Mg chelatase-like AAA ATPase; its protein translation is MSLAIVHTRAQEGVCAPPVTVEVHLSGGLPGTSIVGLPETAVKESRDRVRVAIQNTQLDYPQRRVTVSLAPADLPKDGGRFDLPIALGILAASGHLPRDALARCEFVGELALSGELRRVTGVLPALLGARAAGRCAIVPAANAPEAALVEDADIRVAHSLLDVCAHLRDAAQLPRPESLGECSPLMADADLADVRGQAQARRALEIAAAGGHHMLFVGPPGTGKTMLASRLPGLLPPLADAEALESCAVRSVAGHSIDPLRWKQRPFRYPHHTASAAALVGGGSIPRPGEISLAHHGVLFLDELPEFERRVLDVLREPLETGHILISRAARQAEFPARFQLVAAMNPCPCGYAGDPRGNCTCSPDAVQRYRGRVSGPLLDRIDLRLEVPRLPLGELHGVTGGGESTAVVAARVLAARDRQMQRAGKPNGALGNREVERDCALGAGDRALIERAVEKLGLSARAYHRLLRVARSIADLDESAAIRTPHLTEAIQYRRIDRR
- a CDS encoding XdhC family protein, yielding MIVERSARLGNELAPAGGLRAILQALPERPQQHAALCIVVATEGSTYRKPGALILVDAAGRREGWLSGGCLEAELEHSAAQVIASGEARVFAINTLSDDDRVFGSMSGCRGIIHLAILPLSGSSPLTLALRALGTATGNLSLQLDAHGAGAAEVDGQRWEWPGTVPGTSARQWMVTIARPPRLMLLGAGPETAPLLQLCRSVGWITHVVEHRGRWAAMAANADSVSSAAPRDCAFALEVATFDAAIVMSHHIEHDRCYLSVLADSVIPFVGLLGPPARRAMLLDELGEAKARALEPRLHGPVGLRLGGEGPEAIALAIVAALAQFRSGVSG
- a CDS encoding nucleotidyltransferase family protein, with translation MIGVVVLAAGRSRRLGRPKQLVRWRGESLVRRACRLALAVQPDDAVLVVGHLADAIVREVADLPVRPVRAVHWEEGMGSSLREGVQALHEGCTGVVILLCDQYALPVTHVCDLVETWHRSPLRAVASRYGDCIGVPAVLPRSWLENAGLSGERGARFLLQERMDQVTPIVCEELANDLDVPEDLTSEFG